The following coding sequences lie in one Kribbella sp. NBC_00709 genomic window:
- a CDS encoding GntR family transcriptional regulator, whose translation MHGSLPGKAAEIRALLLSLIDTLPEGAALPPERELAARWNVARMTLRRAVDELVIEELLVRRHGSGTYTTRPKVARWLGMIGFSEDIRRRGMRPGSTMLEFRRQKAERAAARRLRIPVGDPIIAFTRLRLADDHPMVVERTTLPAAYVPGLLAEDLNGSLYDLLTSRYGIDVVSGTSRLEPVMPDAKTAGWLDIPTTQPCLALHGISFDSRDRVFEYTSAVYRGDRYAFTTELRTTTPSPRANAKGL comes from the coding sequence ATGCATGGTTCGCTGCCGGGGAAGGCCGCTGAGATCCGGGCGTTGTTGCTGAGTCTGATCGACACGTTGCCGGAGGGTGCCGCCCTGCCTCCCGAGCGTGAGTTGGCGGCCCGGTGGAACGTGGCGCGGATGACGCTGCGGCGGGCTGTGGACGAGTTGGTGATCGAGGAGCTGCTGGTACGGCGGCACGGCAGCGGCACGTACACGACTCGCCCGAAGGTCGCGCGCTGGCTCGGGATGATCGGGTTCTCGGAGGACATCAGGCGGCGCGGGATGCGGCCCGGAAGCACGATGCTCGAGTTCCGGCGCCAGAAGGCCGAGCGGGCCGCGGCGCGGCGGCTGCGGATCCCGGTGGGCGATCCGATCATCGCGTTCACCCGGCTGCGGCTCGCGGACGATCACCCGATGGTGGTCGAGCGCACCACGCTGCCCGCGGCGTACGTACCGGGTCTGCTGGCCGAGGACCTCAACGGCTCCCTCTACGACCTGCTCACCAGCCGGTACGGCATCGACGTCGTCAGCGGTACGTCGCGACTCGAGCCGGTCATGCCCGACGCGAAGACGGCCGGCTGGCTGGACATCCCGACCACGCAGCCGTGTCTCGCGCTGCACGGCATCAGCTTCGACAGCCGCGACCGAGTCTTCGAGTACACGTCCGCCGTCTACCGCGGCGACCGCTACGCCTTCACCACCGAACTCCGCACCACCACCCCGAGCCCGCGCGCCAACGCCAAGGGTCTCTGA
- a CDS encoding NAD(P)/FAD-dependent oxidoreductase: protein MVIVGAGYTGLWTAYYLAKADPALRIVVLEAETAGFGASGRNGGWCSALFPVSSRRLAALPGSTREAAIELHRAMQASVNEVGLVSAAEGIDCDYHKGGTVVLARTRAQLARARAEVDAAADWGPGDLHFLGPDEVASKVRATKVLGATFTPHCAAIHPGKLVRGLAAVVERLGVTIHERTPVTRIVRGRAVTPYGLVRADFVVRATEGFTPGLDGLSRAVAPVYSLMVATEPLSDEVWDRIGLVDRPTFSDHRHLIIYGQRTADGRLAFGGRGAPYHFRSRIKPGFDDVPRVFKGLQKALRELFDISPEFTHAWGGPLGVPRDWCASAGLERGVAWAGGYVGDGVSTTNLAGRTLRDLILERDTALTRLPWVGHRSRTWEPEPLRWLGINAGLRAMTLADLEERVTRRNSLIARLMAPLLGG, encoded by the coding sequence GTGGTGATCGTCGGCGCCGGGTACACCGGACTGTGGACGGCCTACTATCTGGCGAAGGCGGATCCGGCGCTGCGCATCGTCGTACTCGAGGCGGAGACCGCCGGCTTCGGGGCGTCGGGGCGGAACGGCGGCTGGTGCTCGGCGCTGTTCCCGGTGTCGTCGCGACGGCTGGCCGCGCTGCCGGGATCGACCCGGGAGGCGGCGATCGAGCTGCACCGGGCGATGCAGGCAAGCGTGAACGAGGTCGGCCTGGTGAGCGCGGCCGAGGGAATCGACTGCGACTACCACAAGGGCGGGACCGTCGTGCTGGCGCGGACCCGGGCGCAGCTCGCGCGGGCGCGCGCCGAGGTGGACGCGGCGGCCGACTGGGGGCCGGGAGACCTGCACTTCCTGGGGCCGGACGAGGTCGCTTCGAAAGTACGGGCGACAAAGGTGCTGGGGGCAACGTTCACGCCGCACTGCGCGGCGATCCATCCGGGCAAGCTGGTCCGTGGGCTGGCCGCGGTGGTCGAGCGGCTCGGCGTGACGATCCACGAGCGGACGCCGGTGACCCGGATCGTCCGCGGGCGGGCGGTGACGCCGTACGGCCTGGTGCGCGCGGACTTCGTGGTGCGGGCGACCGAGGGATTCACGCCGGGGCTGGACGGTCTGTCGCGGGCCGTTGCGCCGGTGTACTCGTTGATGGTGGCCACGGAGCCGTTGAGCGATGAGGTCTGGGACCGGATCGGGTTGGTGGATCGGCCGACGTTCAGCGATCACCGGCATCTGATCATCTACGGGCAGCGGACGGCGGACGGGCGATTGGCCTTCGGCGGGCGGGGGGCGCCGTACCACTTCCGGTCGCGGATCAAGCCCGGGTTCGACGACGTACCGCGGGTGTTCAAAGGGTTGCAGAAGGCGTTGCGGGAGCTGTTCGACATCTCGCCGGAGTTCACGCATGCGTGGGGCGGGCCGTTGGGCGTTCCACGGGACTGGTGCGCATCCGCCGGGCTGGAGCGCGGCGTGGCCTGGGCGGGTGGGTACGTCGGGGACGGCGTGAGTACGACGAACCTCGCGGGGCGGACGTTGCGGGACCTGATCCTCGAGCGGGACACCGCGTTGACGCGGCTGCCGTGGGTCGGGCATCGGTCGCGGACGTGGGAACCGGAACCGCTGCGATGGCTCGGGATCAACGCGGGGTTGCGGGCGATGACGCTCGCGGATCTCGAGGAGCGGGTGACGCGGCGGAACAGCCTGATAGCGCGGCTGATGGCTCCGCTACTTGGCGGCTGA
- a CDS encoding acyl-CoA carboxylase subunit beta — protein sequence MSNREVMLEKLAALDDEHAKALAGGGPKYVDRHHKRGKLLARERIELLLDPDSYFLELSPLAGWGSDFTVGASLVTGIGVVEGVECLITANDPTVKGGASNPWTLKKALRSDEIARANRLPVISLVESGGADLPTQKEIFIPGGAMFRNLTRLSAEGIPTIALVFGNSTAGGAYIPGMSDYVVMVDGGAKVFLAGPPLVKMATGEDADDESLGGASMHARRSGLADYFAVDEQDAIRLGRQIVSRLNWRKQGPAPKPSYDEPLLDSDDLLDIVPGDLKIPFDPRDVIARVVDGSVFDEFKPLYGSSLATGWATVHGYPVGILANARGVLFSEESQKAAQFIQLANRANTPLIFLHNTTGYMVGQEYEQGGIIKHGAQMINAVSNSKVPHLSILMGASYGAGHYGMCGRAFDPRFLFAWPSAKSAVMGPQQLAGVLSIVARAAAEAKGQPYDEKADAQMRAYVEGQIEAESLPMFLSGRLYDDGVIDPRDTRTVLGICLSAIHSAPVEGTSSFGVFRM from the coding sequence ATGAGTAATCGCGAGGTGATGCTGGAGAAGCTCGCCGCTCTCGACGACGAGCACGCCAAGGCGCTGGCCGGCGGCGGGCCGAAGTACGTCGACCGTCACCACAAGCGTGGCAAGCTGCTGGCCCGGGAGCGGATCGAGTTGCTGCTCGACCCGGACTCGTACTTCCTGGAGCTGTCGCCGCTGGCCGGCTGGGGTTCGGACTTCACCGTCGGCGCGAGCCTGGTGACCGGGATCGGGGTGGTCGAGGGTGTCGAGTGCCTGATCACTGCGAACGATCCGACCGTCAAGGGCGGCGCGAGCAATCCGTGGACGTTGAAGAAGGCCCTGCGGTCGGACGAGATCGCGCGGGCCAACAGGCTGCCGGTGATCAGCCTGGTCGAGTCCGGCGGTGCGGATCTGCCCACGCAGAAGGAGATTTTCATCCCCGGCGGCGCGATGTTCCGCAACCTGACCCGGTTGTCGGCCGAGGGGATCCCGACGATCGCGCTGGTGTTCGGCAACTCGACCGCGGGCGGCGCCTACATCCCCGGCATGAGCGACTACGTGGTGATGGTTGACGGCGGGGCGAAGGTGTTCCTGGCCGGTCCGCCGTTGGTGAAGATGGCGACCGGTGAGGACGCGGACGACGAGTCGCTCGGCGGCGCGTCCATGCATGCTCGCCGATCCGGCCTGGCCGACTACTTCGCGGTGGACGAGCAGGACGCGATCCGGCTCGGGCGGCAGATCGTGTCCCGGTTGAACTGGCGCAAGCAGGGTCCGGCGCCCAAGCCGTCGTACGACGAACCTCTGCTCGACTCCGATGACCTGCTGGACATCGTGCCGGGTGACCTGAAGATCCCGTTCGATCCGCGGGACGTGATCGCCCGGGTCGTGGACGGATCGGTGTTCGACGAGTTCAAGCCGCTGTACGGATCGTCGCTGGCGACCGGCTGGGCGACGGTGCACGGGTACCCGGTCGGCATCCTGGCGAACGCGCGCGGCGTCCTGTTCAGCGAGGAGTCGCAGAAGGCGGCGCAGTTCATCCAGCTGGCCAACCGCGCGAACACGCCGCTGATCTTCCTGCACAACACCACCGGCTACATGGTCGGGCAGGAGTACGAGCAGGGCGGGATCATCAAGCACGGCGCGCAGATGATCAACGCGGTCTCCAACTCGAAGGTGCCGCACCTCTCGATCCTGATGGGCGCGTCGTACGGCGCCGGCCACTACGGGATGTGTGGACGGGCGTTCGATCCACGGTTCCTGTTCGCGTGGCCGTCGGCGAAGTCGGCGGTGATGGGACCGCAGCAGCTCGCCGGCGTCCTCTCGATCGTCGCGCGCGCGGCCGCGGAGGCGAAGGGCCAGCCGTACGACGAGAAGGCCGACGCCCAGATGCGTGCGTACGTCGAAGGCCAGATCGAGGCGGAATCACTGCCGATGTTCCTCTCCGGCCGGTTGTACGACGACGGCGTGATCGACCCCCGCGACACCCGAACGGTCCTCGGCATCTGCCTGTCCGCGATCCACTCCGCCCCGGTCGAAGGCACCTCGTCCTTCGGCGTCTTCAGGATGTGA
- a CDS encoding acyclic terpene utilization AtuA family protein translates to MTEPIRIGNASGFYGDRFSAVQEMLTGGPLDVLTGDYLAELTMLILGRDRMKDPGLGYARTFLKQLETGLGEALDRGVKIVSNAGGLNPSGLARAITELAGKLGLHPKIAFVEGDDLLPRTDELGLGQPLTANAYLGAWGIAEALQAGADVVVTGRVTDASVIVGPAAAHHGWKRTQYDELAGAVVAGHVIECGCQATGGNYAFFTEIRDLDRPGFPIAEVHADGSSVITKHDNTGGAVTIDTVKAQLLYEITGARYAGPDVTTRLDTIELSADGPDRVRISGVHGEPPPPTYKVSLNSVGGFRNEVDFVLTGLQLEQKAELVQAQLEQALPKRPAELKWSLAWTEKPNAESEEEASVFLRCAVKDPDPKVVGRAFSSAAVELALASYPGFHVTAPPGDGSPYGVFRAGYVDIHEVEHVVVLPDGTRTVIEPAAETQPLAPVDDIEAPMPLLQLSSGPPRTREVPLGRVVGARSGDKGGDANVGVWARDEKAWRWLAHTLTVDLFQELLPETQPLVVNRYLLPNLWAVNFVVEGLLGEGVAAQARFDPQAKAVGEWLRSRYVDVPEVLL, encoded by the coding sequence ATGACCGAGCCGATCCGGATCGGGAACGCGTCCGGGTTCTACGGAGACCGGTTCAGTGCCGTGCAGGAGATGCTCACCGGCGGGCCGCTGGATGTGCTGACCGGGGACTACCTGGCTGAGTTGACGATGCTGATCCTCGGGCGCGACCGGATGAAGGACCCGGGCCTCGGGTATGCGCGGACCTTCCTGAAGCAGCTGGAGACCGGGCTCGGGGAAGCGCTTGATCGTGGCGTGAAGATCGTCAGCAACGCGGGCGGTCTCAACCCGTCGGGGCTCGCGCGGGCCATCACGGAGCTCGCCGGCAAGCTCGGTCTGCATCCCAAGATCGCCTTCGTCGAGGGCGATGATCTGCTGCCCAGGACCGACGAGCTGGGACTGGGGCAACCGCTGACGGCCAACGCCTACCTGGGTGCTTGGGGGATCGCGGAGGCGTTGCAAGCGGGAGCGGACGTGGTGGTGACCGGCCGCGTCACCGACGCGTCCGTGATCGTCGGACCGGCCGCGGCGCACCACGGCTGGAAGCGGACGCAGTACGACGAACTCGCCGGCGCCGTGGTCGCGGGGCATGTGATCGAGTGCGGCTGCCAGGCGACCGGTGGGAACTACGCGTTCTTCACCGAGATCCGCGACCTCGACCGCCCGGGGTTCCCGATCGCGGAGGTCCACGCCGACGGCAGCAGCGTGATCACCAAGCACGACAACACCGGCGGCGCGGTCACCATCGACACGGTCAAGGCGCAGCTGCTGTACGAGATCACCGGCGCCCGGTACGCCGGTCCAGACGTCACGACCCGCCTCGACACAATCGAGCTCTCCGCCGACGGCCCGGACCGCGTCCGCATCTCCGGCGTCCACGGTGAGCCGCCGCCACCGACGTACAAGGTCTCGCTGAACAGCGTCGGCGGATTCCGCAACGAGGTCGACTTCGTGCTCACCGGGCTGCAGCTGGAGCAGAAGGCCGAGCTGGTGCAGGCGCAGCTCGAGCAGGCGCTGCCGAAGCGTCCGGCCGAGCTGAAGTGGTCGCTGGCCTGGACCGAGAAGCCGAACGCCGAGTCCGAGGAGGAGGCGAGCGTCTTCCTCCGGTGCGCGGTGAAGGACCCGGATCCGAAGGTCGTCGGCCGCGCGTTCAGCAGCGCGGCGGTCGAGCTGGCGCTCGCGAGCTACCCGGGCTTCCACGTCACCGCGCCGCCCGGCGACGGTTCGCCGTACGGCGTGTTCCGGGCCGGGTACGTCGACATCCACGAGGTGGAGCACGTCGTCGTACTGCCGGACGGCACCCGGACGGTGATCGAGCCGGCCGCGGAGACCCAGCCGCTGGCGCCCGTGGACGACATCGAGGCGCCGATGCCGTTGCTGCAGCTGTCGAGCGGACCGCCGCGGACCCGCGAGGTCCCACTGGGCCGGGTCGTCGGCGCGCGATCGGGTGACAAGGGCGGTGATGCGAATGTCGGCGTGTGGGCGCGGGACGAGAAGGCGTGGCGCTGGCTCGCGCACACGCTCACGGTCGACCTGTTCCAGGAGCTGCTGCCCGAGACACAGCCGCTGGTCGTCAACCGCTATCTCCTCCCCAACCTGTGGGCGGTGAACTTCGTCGTCGAGGGGCTGCTGGGCGAAGGTGTCGCGGCGCAGGCGCGGTTCGATCCGCAGGCGAAGGCGGTCGGCGAGTGGCTGCGCTCCCGGTACGTCGACGTACCGGAGGTCCTGCTGTGA
- a CDS encoding Lrp/AsnC family transcriptional regulator: MAVRTGNPDKNQTLLDDTSKAIIEQLQLDGRRSYAAIGKAVGLSEAAVRQRVQRLTEAGVMQVVAVTDPLELGFDRQAMIGIKAEGALEPIADELAKMDEVEYVVVTAGSFDILAEVLCESDEHLLQVLSERVRQIEGVKATETFVYLKLVKQTYSWGVR, from the coding sequence GTGGCAGTGCGAACGGGGAACCCCGACAAGAACCAGACCCTGCTGGATGACACCTCGAAGGCGATCATCGAGCAGTTGCAGCTCGACGGCCGGCGTTCGTACGCCGCGATCGGCAAGGCCGTCGGCCTGTCCGAGGCGGCCGTCCGGCAACGGGTGCAGCGACTCACCGAGGCCGGTGTCATGCAGGTGGTCGCGGTCACCGACCCGCTCGAGCTCGGGTTCGACCGGCAGGCGATGATCGGGATCAAGGCCGAGGGCGCCTTGGAACCGATCGCCGACGAGCTCGCCAAGATGGACGAGGTCGAGTACGTCGTGGTCACGGCCGGCTCGTTCGACATCCTCGCCGAGGTGCTGTGCGAAAGCGACGAGCACCTGCTGCAGGTGCTGTCCGAGCGGGTCCGGCAGATCGAGGGCGTGAAGGCGACCGAGACGTTCGTCTACCTGAAGCTGGTGAAGCAGACCTACTCCTGGGGTGTGCGCTGA
- a CDS encoding acyl-CoA dehydrogenase family protein — protein MNDFRASVRRFMDAEVLPQLDQWERDGELPRDLHKKAGALGLLGVGFPEAVGGGGGSLLDAIDVVEEMHYAGGSGGLVASLLTGGIALPHIVAAGNQEQIERWVRPTLDGQLIGALAITEPGGGSDVASIRTTARREGDVFVVNGAKTFITSGCRADFVTTAVRTDGPGAHGISLLVIEHGFEVSRKLEKMGWLCSDTAELSFTDVRVPTANLVGSQGSGFVQLAVNFVAERLTLAVQAYAGAQRALDLTVAWCRQRETFGRPLISRQTVQHTLTEMARRISVARVYVREVARRADAGEDVIAETCFAKNTAVEAGQWVCDQALQLHGGLGYMREAEVERQYRDQKILAIGGGTTEILTGLAAKRLGFTA, from the coding sequence GTGAACGACTTCCGCGCGTCCGTCCGCCGCTTCATGGACGCCGAGGTCCTGCCCCAGCTCGACCAGTGGGAGCGCGACGGCGAACTGCCGCGGGACCTGCACAAGAAGGCCGGCGCACTGGGATTGCTGGGCGTTGGTTTCCCGGAGGCGGTCGGTGGCGGCGGCGGGTCGTTGCTGGACGCCATCGATGTCGTCGAGGAGATGCACTACGCGGGTGGCTCGGGCGGACTCGTCGCCTCGTTGCTGACCGGTGGAATCGCCCTGCCGCATATCGTTGCTGCGGGCAACCAGGAGCAGATCGAGCGGTGGGTGCGGCCAACGCTGGACGGGCAGCTGATCGGCGCGCTGGCGATCACCGAGCCTGGTGGTGGGTCGGATGTCGCGTCGATCCGTACGACGGCGCGGCGTGAGGGTGACGTGTTCGTGGTGAACGGTGCGAAGACCTTCATCACCTCGGGCTGTCGTGCTGATTTCGTGACGACAGCGGTCCGCACCGACGGTCCTGGTGCGCACGGGATCAGCCTGCTGGTGATCGAGCACGGGTTCGAGGTGTCGCGGAAGCTGGAGAAGATGGGGTGGCTGTGCTCGGACACCGCCGAGCTGTCGTTCACGGATGTTCGCGTGCCCACCGCGAATCTGGTGGGGTCCCAGGGATCCGGCTTCGTCCAGCTGGCTGTGAATTTCGTGGCCGAGCGACTGACCTTGGCTGTGCAGGCGTACGCCGGTGCGCAGCGGGCGCTGGACTTGACCGTTGCGTGGTGTCGTCAGCGCGAGACGTTCGGCAGGCCGTTGATTTCCCGGCAGACGGTGCAGCACACGTTGACCGAGATGGCGCGACGGATCTCGGTGGCGCGGGTCTATGTGCGTGAGGTGGCGCGGCGTGCTGATGCCGGCGAGGACGTGATCGCCGAGACCTGCTTCGCGAAGAACACCGCGGTCGAGGCGGGGCAGTGGGTCTGCGACCAGGCGCTCCAGCTGCACGGCGGCCTCGGGTACATGCGAGAGGCCGAGGTGGAGCGCCAGTACCGCGACCAGAAGATTCTCGCCATCGGCGGCGGCACCACCGAGATCCTGACCGGCCTGGCCGCGAAACGACTGGGGTTCACTGCATGA
- a CDS encoding ATP-binding protein, translating to MTTSDREPRVITSVLVANRGEIARRIFRTARTLGISRVAVYSTADAGSPHLAESDAAVHLPGNTPGETYLRSDLIVEAAVRAGADAVHPGYGFLSENAGFAQAVIDAGLTWIGPPVDAISSMGSKIEAKKLMSAAGVPVLAELTPAEVSADDLPVLVKASAGGGGRGMRVVSRLEDLAGEIDAASAEALSAFGDGTVFCERYLASGRHIEVQIMADEHGTIWAVGERECSIQRRHQKVVEEAPSPLVERIPSMRAALFEAARKAAAAIGYVGAGTVEFLADENGNFYFLEMNTRLQVEHPVTEETTGLDLVELQFAVASGARLPAEPPPTVGHAIEVRLYAEDPLNDWQPQTGVLRRFEIPPSLRTDSGVEDGSEVSPYYDAMLAKVISVGSDRTTVARRLAAELERATVHGVGTNRDLLVWILRHPAFLAGETDTAFFEKHGVGEPVDDAVVRVSALAAALVDAAARQTRAPVRVASGWRNLPSQPQRKSYRAGAVVHEVEYQLTRAGLVADGNVRIIESGPERVMLEVDGVRRVFDVAAYDGLVCVDSSLGSVSLTPVERFTDPAQQVAAGSLVAPMPGTVIRVGVQVGDTVKQGQPLLWLEAMKMEHTIAAPVDGVVGELKVEAGQQIEVGAVLAVVGEEA from the coding sequence ATGACCACGTCTGATCGGGAGCCGCGCGTGATCACCTCCGTGCTCGTCGCCAACCGGGGCGAGATCGCGCGCCGGATCTTCCGCACCGCCCGCACCCTCGGCATCTCGAGGGTGGCGGTCTACTCCACCGCCGACGCGGGATCGCCGCACCTCGCCGAGTCGGACGCGGCTGTGCACCTGCCCGGCAACACACCGGGCGAGACCTACCTGCGCAGCGACCTGATCGTTGAAGCGGCGGTGCGCGCCGGCGCTGACGCCGTACATCCGGGCTATGGGTTCCTGTCCGAGAACGCCGGGTTCGCGCAGGCGGTGATCGACGCGGGGCTCACCTGGATCGGTCCGCCTGTGGACGCGATCTCGTCGATGGGGTCGAAGATCGAGGCGAAGAAGCTGATGTCGGCCGCCGGGGTGCCGGTGCTGGCGGAGCTGACGCCGGCCGAAGTGTCCGCGGACGATCTGCCGGTGCTGGTGAAGGCGTCGGCCGGTGGTGGCGGGCGCGGGATGCGGGTGGTGTCGCGACTCGAGGACCTGGCGGGCGAGATCGACGCGGCGTCGGCGGAGGCGTTGTCGGCGTTCGGGGACGGGACGGTGTTCTGCGAGCGGTACCTCGCGAGCGGGCGGCACATCGAAGTACAGATCATGGCTGACGAGCACGGGACGATCTGGGCGGTCGGTGAGCGTGAGTGCTCGATCCAGCGCCGCCATCAGAAGGTCGTCGAGGAGGCGCCGTCACCGCTGGTCGAGCGGATCCCGTCGATGCGCGCTGCGCTCTTCGAGGCTGCGCGGAAGGCGGCCGCGGCGATCGGGTACGTCGGTGCCGGCACGGTCGAGTTCCTCGCGGACGAGAACGGGAACTTCTACTTCCTCGAGATGAACACCCGCTTGCAGGTCGAGCACCCGGTCACGGAGGAGACGACGGGACTGGATCTCGTGGAGCTGCAGTTCGCGGTCGCGTCCGGCGCACGGCTCCCGGCGGAGCCGCCTCCGACGGTGGGTCACGCAATCGAGGTCCGGCTGTACGCCGAGGATCCGCTGAACGACTGGCAGCCGCAGACCGGTGTGTTGAGGCGGTTCGAGATCCCGCCGTCGTTGCGCACGGATTCCGGGGTCGAGGACGGGTCCGAGGTTTCGCCGTACTACGACGCGATGCTGGCCAAGGTGATCTCCGTCGGCTCGGATCGGACCACCGTGGCCCGGCGGCTGGCGGCGGAGTTGGAGCGGGCGACGGTTCACGGGGTGGGGACGAACCGGGATCTGTTGGTGTGGATCCTGCGGCATCCGGCGTTTCTTGCGGGTGAGACCGACACGGCGTTCTTCGAGAAGCACGGCGTCGGGGAGCCGGTGGACGACGCGGTGGTGCGGGTGTCGGCGCTGGCGGCCGCGTTGGTGGATGCAGCCGCGCGGCAGACGCGAGCCCCGGTCCGGGTGGCGAGCGGCTGGCGGAATCTGCCCTCCCAACCGCAGCGCAAGAGCTACCGCGCCGGCGCAGTTGTCCATGAGGTGGAGTACCAACTGACGCGCGCCGGGCTGGTTGCTGATGGCAACGTACGGATCATCGAGTCCGGTCCGGAGCGGGTGATGCTGGAGGTTGACGGCGTACGGCGGGTGTTCGACGTAGCGGCGTACGACGGACTGGTTTGTGTGGACTCGTCGCTGGGAAGCGTGAGCCTCACACCGGTGGAGCGGTTCACGGATCCGGCCCAGCAAGTGGCAGCCGGGTCGTTGGTGGCGCCAATGCCGGGGACGGTGATCCGGGTCGGCGTGCAGGTCGGTGACACAGTGAAACAAGGACAACCCCTGCTCTGGCTGGAGGCGATGAAGATGGAGCACACCATCGCCGCCCCGGTCGACGGGGTCGTCGGTGAACTCAAGGTGGAAGCGGGACAACAGATCGAGGTCGGCGCCGTACTGGCCGTGGTTGGGGAGGAAGCATGA
- a CDS encoding polyamine ABC transporter substrate-binding protein yields MSPRHQRVVGRRAVLKGMSLSALGVGGVLAGCGIPPAGQSADKCISTDMSSSQKTLNFSNWPSYMDESDEKVNGKTVLPTLEEFQKQSGIQVTYTADVNDNAEFYAKVRDQLGTCQSCGRDIFVLTDWMAARMVGLGWIQKLDHSKIPNVDKQLLKQLKAPAWDPNRDYSVPWQSGLTGIAYNAKVTKEVGSFTDLLTRGDLKGRVTLLSEMPDTMSFMLKLVGADPGKFTDADWSKALDKLQEYVGSGQVRRFTGNDYVQDLNAGNIAACEAWSGDVIAMQADNPDIKFVVPEEGLMLWSDNMLVPNKATHKTNAEALMNYYYEPEVAATLADWVNYICPVTGAKKAMETIDPDVVDDPLIFPDEATLAKTASFMPLDTAKAALYETDFNLAIGG; encoded by the coding sequence ATGAGTCCTCGTCACCAGCGCGTCGTGGGGCGCCGCGCGGTCCTGAAGGGGATGTCGCTGTCCGCGCTCGGCGTTGGAGGGGTGCTGGCGGGCTGCGGGATCCCGCCGGCCGGTCAGAGCGCGGACAAGTGCATCAGCACAGATATGTCGTCATCGCAGAAGACGCTGAACTTCTCCAACTGGCCGAGCTACATGGACGAGTCCGACGAGAAGGTGAACGGCAAGACGGTGCTGCCGACCCTGGAGGAGTTCCAGAAGCAGAGCGGCATCCAGGTCACCTACACGGCCGACGTCAACGACAACGCCGAGTTCTACGCCAAGGTGCGCGACCAGCTCGGTACCTGCCAGTCCTGCGGCCGGGACATCTTCGTGCTGACCGACTGGATGGCGGCCCGGATGGTCGGGCTGGGCTGGATCCAGAAGCTCGATCACAGCAAGATCCCGAACGTCGACAAGCAGTTGCTGAAGCAGCTCAAGGCACCGGCCTGGGACCCGAACCGCGACTACAGCGTGCCGTGGCAGAGCGGCCTGACCGGGATCGCGTACAACGCCAAGGTCACCAAGGAGGTCGGCAGCTTCACCGACCTGCTGACCCGCGGCGATCTGAAGGGCCGGGTCACGCTGCTCTCGGAGATGCCCGACACGATGTCGTTCATGCTCAAGCTGGTCGGCGCCGACCCGGGCAAGTTCACCGACGCCGACTGGAGCAAGGCGCTGGACAAGCTCCAGGAGTACGTCGGTTCCGGGCAGGTCCGCCGCTTCACCGGCAACGACTACGTGCAGGACCTGAACGCCGGCAACATCGCCGCCTGCGAGGCCTGGTCCGGCGACGTGATCGCGATGCAGGCCGACAACCCGGACATCAAGTTCGTGGTGCCCGAAGAGGGCCTGATGCTGTGGTCGGACAACATGCTGGTGCCCAACAAGGCGACTCACAAGACGAACGCCGAAGCCTTGATGAACTATTACTACGAGCCCGAGGTCGCCGCGACGCTGGCCGACTGGGTCAACTACATCTGCCCGGTCACGGGGGCCAAGAAGGCGATGGAGACGATCGACCCCGACGTGGTCGACGACCCGCTGATCTTCCCGGACGAGGCCACGCTGGCGAAGACGGCGTCGTTCATGCCGCTGGACACAGCCAAGGCAGCCCTCTACGAAACCGACTTCAATCTCGCGATCGGGGGCTGA
- a CDS encoding TIGR03084 family metal-binding protein: MQLDEVLADLWAESAELDRLVGGLAAGEWSTPTPAEGWTIAHQIAHLAWTDEATQLAATDPEGFKASLQTAAASPTTYVDDGAAEIAALPPEQLLPYWRETRAEVAEALKKVPAGEKVLWYGPPMSPTSMATARLMETWAHGQDVFDALGVRRVPSNRLRHVAHLAVRTRDFAYLLNDRTPPAEQFRVELTGPDGDAWSWGPEDAAQRVSAPAVDFCLLATQRRHRDDLAVEAEGADAEEWLGIIQAFAGLPGKGRRPGQFG, translated from the coding sequence GTGCAACTGGATGAAGTGCTGGCTGATCTGTGGGCCGAGAGTGCCGAGCTGGATCGGTTGGTGGGTGGGCTGGCCGCCGGCGAGTGGTCGACGCCGACGCCGGCCGAGGGCTGGACGATCGCGCACCAGATCGCGCACCTGGCCTGGACGGACGAGGCGACGCAGTTGGCCGCGACCGATCCCGAGGGGTTCAAGGCATCGCTGCAGACGGCCGCCGCCAGCCCCACGACGTACGTCGACGACGGGGCAGCCGAGATCGCCGCGCTGCCGCCGGAGCAGCTCCTGCCGTACTGGCGGGAGACTCGCGCGGAGGTCGCCGAGGCGCTGAAGAAGGTGCCGGCCGGCGAGAAGGTGCTCTGGTACGGCCCGCCGATGAGCCCGACCTCGATGGCGACCGCGCGGCTGATGGAGACCTGGGCGCACGGGCAGGACGTCTTCGACGCGCTCGGCGTACGACGCGTGCCGAGCAACCGCCTGCGTCATGTCGCGCACCTCGCGGTCCGGACGCGGGACTTCGCGTACCTGCTCAACGACCGCACTCCACCGGCCGAGCAGTTCCGCGTCGAACTGACCGGCCCGGACGGTGACGCCTGGTCCTGGGGTCCGGAGGATGCCGCTCAGCGGGTCAGCGCGCCGGCCGTCGACTTCTGCCTGCTGGCTACCCAGAGGCGCCACCGCGACGACCTCGCAGTAGAGGCCGAGGGCGCCGATGCCGAGGAATGGCTCGGGATCATCCAGGCCTTCGCCGGGCTCCCCGGAAAGGGTCGCCGGCCAGGACAGTTCGGATGA